A window of the Loktanella sp. M215 genome harbors these coding sequences:
- a CDS encoding DHA2 family efflux MFS transporter permease subunit: MAGAATAGAGGQASAGAPDLPRSAAGVGGPWLMTVVISAATFMEILDTSIANVALANISGGLGVSTSQGTWIVTSYLVANAIIIPVSGFLSKAIGRKRYFMISIALFTAASLLCAVSTSLGMLILARVLQGIGGGGLAPVEQSMLADSFPPEKRGQAFAVFGIVVVVAPIIGPTIGGWITNVISWHWIFLINVPVGIFTLFTVGAVVNEPAALVDETEKLRAGGLKVDYIGFILVAVGLAGLLVMLDRGEAEGWFASNLILTMATMAVVGLGGMVAWELNHPDPIVPIGLLANRNFAICTVLIMITGLLVFGTIQIIPQMLQQVFGYTAYDAGLALTYGGFISLLLMPFAGALSGKVDLRLLLLPAFATQAVSFWWFSGFSLQSTFGDAAWGRFFISLGLPFIFIPITSAAYVGLKPGESDKASALLNFFRNLGGAFGISLCQTLLARREQVQQARMTEGLNDLNPVFRNGLDTLTTQLGGRDAALATLYQDVQRQAAMMAYIELFHVLMLLVLCILPLILLLRARKT, from the coding sequence GTGGCGGGGGCTGCGACAGCCGGGGCAGGCGGGCAAGCCAGCGCCGGTGCGCCGGACCTGCCTCGCTCTGCCGCCGGGGTCGGTGGGCCGTGGCTGATGACCGTCGTCATCTCTGCCGCGACGTTCATGGAAATCCTCGACACATCCATCGCGAACGTGGCGCTGGCCAACATCTCTGGCGGGCTGGGGGTGTCGACCAGTCAGGGGACGTGGATCGTCACCAGCTATCTGGTCGCCAATGCGATCATCATTCCGGTCAGCGGGTTTCTGTCCAAGGCCATCGGGCGCAAGCGCTATTTCATGATCTCGATCGCGCTGTTCACGGCGGCGTCGCTGTTGTGTGCCGTGTCCACGTCGCTGGGGATGCTGATCCTGGCGCGCGTCCTGCAGGGCATTGGCGGCGGCGGGCTGGCCCCGGTGGAACAATCCATGCTGGCCGACAGCTTTCCGCCCGAAAAGCGGGGGCAGGCGTTTGCGGTCTTCGGCATCGTCGTGGTCGTGGCGCCGATCATCGGGCCGACCATCGGCGGCTGGATCACCAATGTCATCTCTTGGCACTGGATCTTTCTGATCAACGTGCCGGTGGGCATCTTTACCCTGTTCACCGTCGGTGCCGTGGTCAACGAACCCGCGGCGCTGGTCGATGAGACCGAAAAGTTGCGGGCGGGCGGGCTGAAGGTCGATTACATCGGATTCATCCTCGTGGCGGTCGGTCTGGCGGGATTGCTGGTCATGCTGGACCGGGGCGAGGCGGAGGGCTGGTTCGCCAGCAACCTGATCCTGACCATGGCCACGATGGCCGTCGTGGGTCTTGGCGGCATGGTCGCGTGGGAGCTGAACCACCCCGACCCCATCGTGCCGATCGGGTTGCTGGCGAACCGCAACTTTGCGATCTGCACGGTGTTGATCATGATCACCGGGCTGCTGGTCTTTGGCACGATCCAGATCATTCCGCAGATGCTGCAACAGGTGTTCGGCTATACCGCCTATGACGCGGGGCTGGCGCTGACCTACGGCGGGTTCATCTCGCTTTTGCTGATGCCGTTCGCGGGCGCGCTGTCGGGCAAGGTCGATCTGCGGCTGCTGCTGCTGCCCGCCTTCGCCACGCAGGCGGTGTCGTTCTGGTGGTTCAGCGGGTTCAGTCTGCAAAGCACATTCGGCGATGCGGCCTGGGGACGGTTCTTCATCTCGCTCGGGCTGCCGTTCATCTTTATCCCGATCACCTCTGCCGCCTATGTCGGGCTGAAGCCGGGGGAGTCGGACAAGGCGTCTGCCTTGCTTAACTTCTTTCGCAATCTGGGCGGGGCGTTCGGAATATCCCTGTGCCAGACACTGCTGGCGCGGCGGGAACAGGTGCAGCAGGCGCGGATGACCGAGGGGCTGAACGACTTGAACCCGGTGTTCCGCAATGGCCTCGATACGCTAACGACCCAGTTGGGCGGGCGGGACGCGGCGCTTGCCACGCTGTATCAGGATGTCCAGCGGCAGGCGGCGATGATGGCCTATATCGAGCTGTTCCATGTCCTCATGCTTCTGGTGCTGTGCATCCTGCCGCTGATCCTGCTGCTGCGCGCGCGCAAGACCTGA
- a CDS encoding cation:proton antiporter, whose protein sequence is MDIILVTTIIASLFLVIGLAEPLAARLRLPYSVILAVLGVTIAAGATFFLRTTLTDALNPVAEAILGLPIRSNVFLYVFLPTLLFQATLGMNLRRMLDDWVPILTLAVVAVVVATVSVGYALSWASPLPLAVCLLIGAIVSTTDPSAVVSIFRSISAPRRLARIIEGESLLNDAAAIALFGLFMGFVMLGTPDPSFSDAIGRFPMLILGGALAGWIVARLAVWIMAMFARHERAQITVSVALPYLSYIIAEQSVGASGVIAVVTAGLTLNLTGPGRLPPQAWTSLQEVWDLLAHWAGALIFILAALLIPRLLEAVRLNDILLIGVVILAAVAARAVILFGLLPLLTLLRLSPVVERPYRAAILWGGLRGAVTLALALAVTESVRVPVEVKRIVGILATGFTVFTLIVQGSTLRMVIGWLGLDKLSPIDDALSRQVVAVALQTVREDVARTTENYDLSREIVRSEAKRFGERLDAAVDSAEANADILDRDRITLGLIALAGHERDTILARVRERTISARMAERVLLDADQLIEGARSGGRSGYQRAARRNVAYGRAFQAGVALQRRLGITGPLARMTADRFELLLSQRLILRDLGAFIDGRIRRIHGRRVGDLLHELLSRRIEAAETALEGLRLQYPGYAEELERRFIRRTALRLEEREYNAMREDGLIGSEVYTALVQDVGARRATAEDRPKLDIALQRTDLVRQFPVFTDLDDAALARLGRALQTEYVNAGQVIVPRDSIATRVFFIASGAVEIEAAGQPLRLGRGEMFGQLALLTRRPRRAEVRAIAPSTLLVLDEIRFRRLLAASSALQAAVRASAEKRGLDPDAVL, encoded by the coding sequence ATGGACATCATCCTCGTCACCACGATCATCGCCTCGCTGTTTCTGGTCATCGGTCTGGCAGAGCCGCTCGCGGCGCGCCTGCGGCTGCCTTACAGCGTGATCCTTGCCGTGCTGGGCGTCACCATTGCGGCGGGGGCCACGTTTTTCCTGCGCACGACGCTGACCGATGCGCTGAACCCGGTGGCCGAGGCGATTCTGGGTCTGCCGATCCGGTCGAACGTGTTCCTGTATGTCTTTCTGCCGACGCTGCTGTTTCAGGCGACGCTGGGGATGAACCTGCGGCGGATGCTGGACGACTGGGTGCCGATCCTGACGCTGGCGGTGGTCGCTGTCGTCGTGGCGACGGTCAGCGTGGGCTATGCCCTGTCATGGGCCAGCCCGTTGCCGCTGGCCGTCTGCCTGCTGATCGGCGCGATTGTGTCCACGACGGACCCGTCGGCGGTCGTGTCGATCTTTCGCTCGATCTCGGCCCCGCGCAGGCTGGCGCGGATCATCGAGGGCGAAAGCCTGCTGAACGACGCCGCGGCCATCGCGCTGTTTGGCCTTTTCATGGGATTTGTGATGCTGGGCACGCCGGACCCTTCGTTTTCGGACGCGATCGGCCGGTTCCCGATGCTGATCTTGGGCGGCGCGCTGGCGGGATGGATCGTGGCACGGCTGGCGGTCTGGATCATGGCGATGTTCGCCCGGCACGAGCGGGCGCAGATCACCGTGTCGGTGGCGTTGCCCTATCTGTCCTATATCATCGCGGAACAAAGCGTCGGGGCGTCGGGCGTGATCGCGGTCGTGACCGCCGGGCTGACGCTGAACCTGACCGGGCCGGGACGGTTGCCGCCGCAGGCCTGGACGTCCCTGCAAGAAGTCTGGGACCTGCTGGCGCATTGGGCCGGGGCGCTGATCTTTATCCTCGCCGCCCTGCTGATCCCGCGTCTGCTGGAGGCGGTGCGTCTGAACGACATCCTGCTGATCGGCGTCGTGATCCTTGCCGCCGTCGCCGCACGGGCGGTGATCCTGTTCGGGCTGCTGCCCTTGCTGACGCTGTTGCGCCTGTCGCCGGTGGTGGAACGCCCGTACCGGGCCGCGATCCTGTGGGGCGGACTGCGCGGGGCGGTGACGCTTGCGCTGGCGCTGGCGGTGACCGAAAGCGTGCGGGTGCCGGTCGAGGTGAAGCGCATCGTCGGCATCCTTGCCACCGGGTTCACGGTGTTCACCCTGATCGTGCAGGGGTCCACCCTGCGGATGGTGATCGGCTGGCTGGGCCTCGACAAGCTGTCGCCCATCGACGACGCCCTGTCGCGGCAGGTCGTCGCCGTCGCCTTGCAGACGGTGCGTGAAGACGTCGCCCGCACGACCGAGAATTACGACCTGTCGCGCGAGATCGTCCGATCCGAGGCGAAGCGCTTTGGCGAGCGTCTGGATGCGGCCGTCGATTCGGCCGAGGCGAATGCCGATATCCTGGACCGCGACCGGATCACGCTGGGGCTGATCGCGCTGGCGGGTCACGAGCGCGACACCATTCTGGCGCGGGTGCGGGAACGCACGATCTCGGCCCGGATGGCGGAACGGGTGCTGCTGGACGCGGACCAGTTGATCGAAGGCGCGCGGTCCGGCGGGCGTAGCGGGTATCAGCGGGCGGCGCGGCGCAACGTGGCTTACGGGCGTGCGTTTCAGGCCGGGGTGGCGTTGCAGCGGCGGCTGGGGATCACGGGGCCGCTGGCGCGGATGACGGCGGACCGGTTCGAACTGCTGCTGTCGCAGCGGCTGATCCTGCGCGATCTGGGCGCCTTCATCGACGGGCGCATCCGGCGCATCCACGGGCGGCGGGTCGGGGATCTGCTGCACGAACTTCTGTCGCGGCGGATCGAGGCGGCGGAGACGGCGCTGGAGGGGCTGCGCCTGCAATATCCGGGCTATGCCGAGGAGCTGGAGCGCCGGTTCATCCGCCGCACGGCGCTGCGGTTGGAAGAACGTGAATACAATGCGATGCGCGAGGACGGGTTGATCGGGTCCGAGGTCTATACCGCGCTGGTGCAGGACGTGGGCGCGCGCCGGGCCACGGCGGAGGATCGCCCGAAGCTGGACATCGCGTTGCAGCGCACGGATCTTGTGCGGCAATTCCCGGTCTTTACGGACCTCGACGACGCGGCTCTGGCGCGGCTGGGGCGCGCGTTGCAGACCGAATATGTGAATGCGGGGCAGGTGATCGTGCCGCGCGACAGCATCGCGACCCGCGTCTTCTTCATCGCCTCTGGTGCGGTCGAGATCGAGGCGGCGGGCCAGCCCCTGCGGCTGGGGCGCGGCGAGATGTTTGGCCAGTTGGCGCTGCTGACCCGCAGGCCGCGCCGGGCCGAGGTGCGCGCCATCGCGCCGTCGACCCTTCTGGTGCTGGACGAGATCCGCTTTCGCCGCCTGCTGGCGGCGAGCAGCGCCCTGCAAGCGGCGGTGCGCGCCAGTGCCGAGAAACGGGGCCTTGATCCCGATGCCGTGCTTTAG
- a CDS encoding efflux RND transporter periplasmic adaptor subunit, translating into MSMTTSEGIRVSGIMKIIASLCIVVLCGAAGLWGTRALLSGADASAGDTAGGSQAIRVGVVSPQVRDVEDAVTTVGTLIPIRAVALVPNVPGRVVAVPVVSGQDVAAGDLLIQLDNRAARAALAEAEATRSETRQQFERVAELADRNTAAEAQLEEARAAFRRAEAAVGQALSDLADRAITAPFAGTLGLIDVEPGAVLDGTTPVTRLSDLSSVAVAATLPERYFDRVATDQTVIITTPAYPDETFQGRVTVRAPEIEMGTRSFSIRAEIANPGHRLVGGMFANARLVFDTYDGLAIPDDAIISEGLTTYVYVVQDGSAVRTDVSLGTALGELTEVRDGLEAEDRVVVAGWDDLTDGARVAIDADFNGEGLE; encoded by the coding sequence ATGTCGATGACCACCAGCGAAGGGATCCGCGTGTCCGGCATCATGAAGATCATCGCCAGCCTGTGCATCGTCGTGCTGTGCGGCGCGGCAGGCCTGTGGGGGACGCGGGCGCTGTTGTCCGGTGCGGACGCAAGTGCGGGTGATACGGCGGGGGGATCGCAGGCGATTCGTGTCGGCGTCGTCAGTCCGCAGGTTCGCGACGTCGAAGATGCGGTAACGACCGTGGGGACGCTGATTCCGATCCGCGCGGTGGCGCTTGTGCCGAATGTGCCGGGCCGCGTCGTTGCGGTGCCGGTGGTGTCGGGGCAGGACGTGGCGGCAGGCGATCTGTTGATCCAGCTGGACAACCGCGCCGCCCGCGCTGCACTGGCCGAGGCGGAAGCCACCCGGAGCGAGACCCGGCAGCAGTTCGAGCGGGTTGCGGAACTGGCCGACCGGAACACCGCCGCCGAGGCGCAGCTGGAAGAGGCCCGCGCCGCCTTTCGCCGGGCGGAGGCTGCCGTGGGGCAGGCCCTGTCGGATCTGGCGGACCGCGCCATCACCGCGCCCTTTGCCGGGACGCTGGGCCTGATCGACGTGGAGCCGGGCGCCGTTCTGGATGGCACGACCCCGGTGACACGCCTGTCGGACCTGTCCAGCGTCGCGGTCGCGGCCACCCTGCCGGAGCGGTATTTCGATCGGGTCGCCACGGACCAGACCGTCATCATCACGACGCCGGCCTATCCGGACGAGACGTTTCAGGGCCGGGTCACCGTCCGCGCGCCCGAGATCGAGATGGGAACGCGCAGCTTCAGCATCCGGGCAGAGATCGCCAACCCCGGTCACCGGCTGGTGGGTGGCATGTTTGCCAATGCGCGGCTGGTGTTCGACACCTATGACGGGCTGGCCATTCCCGATGATGCGATCATCAGCGAGGGGCTGACCACTTATGTCTATGTCGTGCAGGACGGCAGCGCCGTTCGCACCGATGTCAGCCTCGGCACGGCTTTGGGTGAGCTGACAGAGGTGCGCGACGGGCTGGAGGCCGAGGACCGCGTCGTGGTGGCGGGCTGGGACGACCTGACCGACGGCGCGCGCGTCGCGATCGACGCGGATTTCAACGGCGAGGGTCTTGAATGA
- a CDS encoding PepSY domain-containing protein, giving the protein MSIRTTLACATFLTTIAIAGHAQSISEQVVDQLTEQGYSRIEVKTRDNQVKVEAIRGDRQLEVTYDATTGDVLKQEVNDVEDHDGMMNGMPGDDDQANEDSDDDNRGRGRGRGGDDAEDDDHGSDGMNDDDGSDDDGDDGDDHDSGDRGGHGGDNASGGNDDNGGKSDGGRHGGEDRNDDSDDD; this is encoded by the coding sequence ATGTCCATCCGCACCACACTCGCCTGTGCCACGTTCCTGACGACAATCGCCATCGCGGGCCACGCCCAGTCCATCAGCGAGCAGGTCGTCGACCAGTTGACCGAGCAGGGCTACTCGCGCATCGAGGTCAAGACCCGCGACAATCAGGTCAAGGTCGAAGCGATCCGGGGCGACCGCCAGCTGGAAGTCACCTACGACGCCACGACCGGCGACGTCCTGAAGCAGGAAGTCAATGACGTCGAGGATCACGACGGCATGATGAACGGCATGCCAGGTGACGACGACCAAGCAAACGAAGACTCCGACGACGACAACCGTGGCCGCGGACGGGGCCGTGGCGGTGACGACGCGGAAGATGACGACCACGGGTCGGACGGCATGAACGACGACGATGGGTCAGATGACGACGGCGACGACGGCGACGACCACGACTCCGGCGATCGCGGCGGCCATGGTGGCGACAATGCATCCGGCGGCAACGATGACAACGGCGGCAAGTCCGATGGCGGACGGCACGGCGGCGAGGACCGGAATGACGACAGCGACGACGATTGA
- a CDS encoding HlyD family secretion protein, whose protein sequence is MSDTSNRSSEGADAPSKAKKGSSRRKTITLIIVAVVVIVAVVGGVLYYLHARQFATTDDAFIGGDVVRVSAQDSGTLIAVPVTSNQRVKAGDVLAQIDDSATQAELALRQAQLAQAKTGMGEAQAGITEAQAALAGAKSNAAGAAVTARNARTKADRYAALVDQSGQTAISAQTYDDTLAAADQAEAAADVAATQVKTAESRVTAAEASAASARANIAAAEANVAATQVNVDHMTITAPIDGQVVQNNVNLGSYVAAGTQLMAIVPNDLYVTANFKETQIAQIRPGQTVDITIDAFPDVDFTGTVVSIQNGAGQAFQLLPPQNATGNFVKVVQRVPVRISIDSPTLGSYPVGPGMSVLPSIHLDH, encoded by the coding sequence ATGTCCGACACGTCAAACCGTTCGTCCGAGGGCGCAGATGCCCCGTCCAAAGCGAAAAAGGGATCGTCCCGGCGCAAGACCATCACGCTGATCATCGTGGCCGTCGTCGTGATCGTGGCCGTCGTGGGCGGCGTCCTTTATTACCTGCACGCGCGGCAGTTCGCGACGACCGACGATGCCTTTATCGGCGGTGACGTCGTGCGCGTGTCGGCGCAGGACTCGGGGACGCTGATCGCCGTGCCGGTCACGTCGAACCAGCGGGTCAAGGCGGGCGACGTGCTGGCGCAGATCGACGATTCCGCGACGCAGGCGGAACTGGCCCTGCGGCAGGCGCAACTGGCGCAGGCGAAAACCGGGATGGGCGAGGCGCAGGCCGGTATCACCGAGGCGCAGGCAGCACTGGCGGGAGCGAAGAGCAATGCCGCGGGCGCCGCGGTCACGGCCCGCAACGCGCGCACCAAGGCCGATCGTTACGCCGCATTGGTCGATCAATCCGGGCAGACGGCGATTTCCGCGCAGACCTACGACGATACGCTGGCCGCCGCCGACCAAGCCGAAGCCGCCGCGGATGTGGCTGCGACACAGGTCAAGACCGCCGAAAGCCGTGTCACGGCGGCAGAGGCGTCGGCCGCGTCCGCCCGCGCCAATATCGCGGCGGCCGAGGCGAATGTCGCGGCAACGCAGGTGAATGTGGACCACATGACGATCACGGCGCCCATCGACGGGCAGGTCGTGCAGAACAACGTGAATCTGGGGTCCTACGTCGCGGCGGGCACGCAGCTGATGGCGATCGTGCCGAACGACCTTTATGTGACCGCGAACTTCAAGGAAACGCAGATCGCCCAGATCCGTCCGGGGCAGACAGTCGACATCACCATCGACGCCTTTCCCGACGTGGATTTCACCGGAACCGTCGTGTCGATCCAGAACGGGGCAGGGCAGGCGTTCCAATTGCTGCCGCCGCAGAACGCCACCGGCAATTTCGTCAAGGTCGTGCAGCGGGTGCCGGTGCGGATTTCCATCGACAGTCCCACGCTTGGGTCCTATCCCGTCGGGCCGGGCATGTCGGTACTGCCCAGCATCCATCTGGACCACTGA
- a CDS encoding carboxymuconolactone decarboxylase family protein: protein MTWPTPRLAPPDPATYDADQQRIAAEIASGPRGVVAGPLAIWLHRPGLADTAQALGAYCRYGTSLGPRLSELAILVTGRVFGSEYEWFAHKDHALAAGLPAATIEAIRLNQTPDFETEEERVVYDVARAAHLNRRLDDALYARAMDLLGQDRLVDLVGLLGYYTLISLTINVFGVTPPDSATPELAAG, encoded by the coding sequence ATGACTTGGCCCACCCCCCGTCTGGCGCCGCCAGACCCCGCGACCTATGATGCCGATCAGCAGCGGATCGCCGCAGAGATTGCCAGTGGGCCACGCGGCGTGGTTGCCGGACCGTTGGCCATCTGGCTGCACCGGCCGGGGCTGGCGGACACGGCGCAGGCGCTGGGGGCCTATTGCCGCTATGGCACGTCGCTGGGGCCGCGCCTGTCTGAACTGGCGATTCTGGTGACCGGGCGCGTCTTCGGATCCGAGTATGAATGGTTCGCCCACAAGGACCATGCCCTGGCCGCCGGCCTGCCTGCCGCCACGATCGAAGCGATTCGGCTGAACCAGACACCTGATTTCGAGACGGAGGAAGAGCGTGTCGTGTATGACGTCGCACGCGCAGCACACCTGAACCGACGGCTGGACGATGCGCTTTACGCCCGCGCGATGGACCTGCTGGGGCAGGACAGGCTGGTCGATCTGGTCGGGCTGCTGGGCTATTACACGCTGATTTCGCTGACGATCAACGTCTTTGGCGTGACCCCGCCGGACAGTGCCACACCGGAGCTTGCCGCGGGCTGA
- a CDS encoding helix-turn-helix transcriptional regulator: MSSRRRLDRRGAGLLAILLVQILCAIFFLANILSSVLGLVPISWQISEYIELGAALGLLLGVVLGVIVLQRTLRRSAEIEDQLRRASGAFMQMLEDRFDSWRLTPAERDVALFAIKGLSGADIARLRGVSEGTIKAQSNAIYRKAGVSGRGQLLSLFLDDLMVLPEPDKDWSKDDAQDKASA; the protein is encoded by the coding sequence ATGTCGTCGCGTCGGCGCCTTGACCGCCGGGGCGCCGGCCTGCTGGCCATCCTTCTGGTGCAGATTCTCTGCGCGATCTTCTTTCTGGCCAACATCCTCTCATCGGTTCTGGGGCTGGTCCCGATCAGCTGGCAGATCAGCGAATACATCGAACTCGGCGCCGCCCTTGGCCTCCTCCTCGGCGTGGTTCTGGGCGTCATCGTGCTGCAACGCACCCTGCGCCGCTCGGCCGAGATCGAGGATCAGCTGCGCCGCGCCTCCGGTGCCTTCATGCAGATGCTGGAGGACCGCTTCGACAGCTGGCGCCTGACCCCGGCAGAGCGTGACGTGGCCCTTTTCGCGATCAAGGGGTTGTCTGGGGCCGATATCGCCCGCCTGCGCGGCGTCAGCGAAGGCACGATCAAGGCGCAAAGCAACGCCATCTACCGCAAGGCTGGCGTCAGCGGCCGTGGCCAGTTGCTCAGCCTGTTCCTCGACGACCTGATGGTCCTGCCGGAACCCGACAAGGACTGGTCGAAAGACGACGCACAGGACAAGGCCTCCGCCTGA